The Altererythrobacter sp. ZODW24 genome window below encodes:
- a CDS encoding LacI family DNA-binding transcriptional regulator, translated as MAASKPTLRKSKSRRSGSAPTIADVAAEARCSPMTVSRVINGETRVRDATRDAVTAAITKLNYSPNRAARSLAGGEQLRIALLFDNPSASYLSELLMGALQEASRGDIHLIVQSCEIATDRLSLVRNLSEGGIKGFLLPPPLCDDQSVLDLVSALDGVAIAVGPGLASGTQGAVMIDDFKAAYDMTNHIIELGHTRIGFIIGNPEQVASIRRLNGFRAAMEEAGLDAPDELIAQGRFTYRSGMAATEQLLALNPRPTAIFASNDDMAAATVAVAHRNHLDVPTDLSVCGFDDTAMARTIWPELTTIRQPIAEMSARAVKNIAKVMRAKKSGDRLKPEQATLPYELIRRESDAAPSLVSRKKKDKPGQ; from the coding sequence ATGGCGGCATCAAAACCAACACTTCGCAAGTCGAAATCGCGGCGCTCTGGTAGCGCACCCACAATTGCCGATGTCGCTGCCGAAGCGCGATGCTCGCCGATGACGGTAAGCCGAGTCATCAATGGTGAAACCAGAGTGCGTGATGCAACGCGCGATGCAGTAACCGCAGCGATCACAAAACTGAATTATTCGCCCAACCGTGCCGCACGCAGCCTGGCCGGGGGTGAACAGCTCCGCATTGCGTTGTTGTTCGACAATCCCTCTGCATCCTATTTGAGCGAATTGCTTATGGGGGCGCTGCAAGAAGCGTCGCGCGGCGATATCCATTTGATCGTGCAAAGCTGCGAGATTGCCACCGATCGGCTCTCGTTGGTCCGCAATCTGTCGGAAGGCGGGATCAAAGGCTTTCTCCTGCCGCCCCCGCTTTGCGACGACCAAAGTGTACTCGACCTCGTATCCGCATTAGACGGCGTTGCAATTGCCGTCGGTCCCGGCCTAGCGAGCGGCACGCAAGGTGCCGTGATGATCGACGATTTCAAGGCGGCCTATGATATGACCAACCATATCATTGAGCTGGGCCATACGCGGATCGGCTTTATCATCGGCAATCCCGAGCAGGTGGCCAGTATTCGCCGTCTCAACGGTTTCCGCGCCGCTATGGAAGAGGCTGGGCTCGACGCTCCTGATGAACTGATTGCGCAGGGCCGGTTTACTTACCGTTCGGGAATGGCCGCGACGGAACAGTTGCTCGCACTCAATCCACGTCCGACAGCGATCTTTGCCTCGAATGACGATATGGCGGCGGCAACGGTTGCGGTGGCCCACCGAAACCACCTCGATGTGCCAACCGACCTTTCTGTTTGTGGCTTTGACGATACGGCGATGGCCAGAACCATCTGGCCAGAGCTGACGACGATCCGGCAGCCAATCGCCGAAATGTCTGCGCGTGCGGTGAAGAACATTGCCAAGGTAATGCGGGCAAAGAAGTCCGGTGACCGGCTAAAGCCCGAACAGGCGACCTTACCGTATGAACTTATCCGCCGCGAATCCGACGCAGCACCGTCGCTCGTTTCGCGGAAGAAAAAGGACAAGCCGGGCCAGTGA
- a CDS encoding aldose 1-epimerase produces the protein MTELISADDWTATVKPEVGGALASLKWRETDILRPMPEDSGDPLQAACFPLIPYCNRIRFGKFAWQKREVVLPPNLADDLHSLHGLSWQSAWNTVSIAPHMIELAHRYDGSGPWPWAYDALQTFHLSEHGADITVQVTNRANVPMPAGLGLHPYFRKRPESRVRFEAGTTILVDDGNIPTSEREAGDHFAKWSKGAALPPLQVDHCHADWRGEVVIEDDLGRITMTATGTPYLHVYAPLDDTTLCFEPVSHMPDAVNQDPGGMMALPPGCTTSMTMRIAAS, from the coding sequence ATGACTGAACTGATTTCTGCAGATGATTGGACCGCTACCGTGAAGCCAGAAGTCGGCGGCGCATTGGCGAGCCTCAAATGGCGCGAGACCGACATATTGCGGCCTATGCCTGAAGACAGCGGTGACCCTCTGCAAGCGGCCTGTTTCCCGCTCATCCCCTATTGCAACCGCATCCGCTTCGGCAAATTTGCGTGGCAGAAGCGGGAAGTGGTGTTGCCTCCCAACTTGGCAGACGACCTACACAGCCTGCATGGCCTCAGTTGGCAAAGCGCGTGGAATACCGTGAGCATTGCTCCACACATGATCGAGCTGGCGCACCGCTACGATGGATCGGGTCCATGGCCATGGGCCTATGACGCGCTACAGACCTTTCACCTGAGCGAACACGGCGCCGATATTACCGTGCAGGTGACCAATCGGGCCAATGTGCCGATGCCTGCGGGACTTGGCCTGCACCCCTACTTCCGAAAACGCCCCGAAAGCCGGGTACGTTTCGAGGCGGGAACTACGATCCTAGTCGATGATGGTAATATCCCGACTAGCGAGCGGGAAGCGGGTGATCATTTCGCCAAGTGGAGCAAGGGCGCTGCGTTACCTCCGCTTCAAGTCGACCATTGCCATGCCGATTGGCGCGGCGAGGTCGTCATCGAAGACGATTTGGGACGGATCACCATGACTGCCACCGGCACGCCTTACTTGCATGTCTATGCGCCGCTCGATGACACAACGCTGTGCTTCGAGCCGGTTTCGCACATGCCTGATGCAGTCAATCAGGACCCTGGAGGCATGATGGCCCTGCCGCCAGGCTGCACCACCTCCATGACGATGAGAATTGCCGCAAGTTAG
- a CDS encoding endo-1,4-beta-xylanase, translating to MAGPFEVDRRSAMAGLSTLALAGCGGAGSTLTASEDAADASLDTLAKAKGRRFGSAVSWSAPDADAGSVQNPDYAKLLNAECGMVVPENEMKWQAIRPGPDSYDFSRMDDIVRWAKTNGQEVRGHTLLWHRPEWFPDWLNTYDFGANPRAEAERLLASHIRTVTDRYDGVISSYDVVNEAIDHDTNAPIETSLSRAMGSPEAALDLAFHTAREQLPQGELVYNDYMSWEPAHAGHVADVLRLLEGFKKRGTPVDALGIQSHIEMFELDPSTGLGPYKERAWRDFLDEVTGMGYRLLVTEFDVKDKALPADIAVRDARVADFTRRYFDVMLSYPQLGDILGWGMVDKYNWLQYFDPSKRPDGLEVRGSPYGSDYQSKPMRDAIAASLRGATQAA from the coding sequence ATGGCCGGGCCCTTCGAGGTCGACCGCCGAAGCGCGATGGCGGGCCTCTCCACCCTGGCGTTAGCTGGCTGCGGCGGCGCCGGGTCTACCTTGACCGCCAGTGAAGACGCAGCCGATGCGAGCCTTGATACGCTGGCAAAGGCGAAGGGCCGCCGGTTCGGCTCTGCAGTGTCATGGAGCGCGCCTGACGCTGATGCAGGGTCCGTCCAGAACCCAGATTATGCCAAGCTGCTCAACGCCGAATGCGGCATGGTCGTCCCTGAAAACGAGATGAAGTGGCAGGCAATCCGGCCCGGCCCCGACAGCTACGATTTTAGCCGGATGGACGATATCGTCCGCTGGGCAAAAACCAACGGGCAGGAGGTGCGCGGGCATACGCTGCTGTGGCACCGGCCTGAATGGTTTCCCGATTGGCTCAACACATATGATTTCGGCGCCAATCCGCGCGCCGAAGCCGAGCGCTTGCTGGCCAGCCACATCCGGACTGTGACAGACCGCTATGACGGCGTGATCAGCAGTTATGACGTTGTGAACGAGGCAATTGATCACGACACTAACGCTCCGATCGAGACCAGCCTATCGCGGGCAATGGGAAGCCCTGAAGCCGCGCTCGATCTCGCATTCCACACTGCGCGCGAACAGCTGCCGCAGGGCGAATTGGTCTATAATGACTATATGAGCTGGGAGCCTGCGCATGCCGGGCATGTCGCCGATGTGCTGCGCCTGCTGGAAGGCTTCAAGAAACGCGGAACGCCCGTGGATGCGCTGGGTATCCAGTCACATATCGAGATGTTCGAGCTTGATCCGTCGACCGGGCTTGGCCCCTACAAGGAGCGCGCTTGGCGCGATTTCCTCGATGAAGTCACAGGTATGGGCTACCGTTTACTAGTCACCGAATTTGACGTGAAAGACAAAGCGCTTCCCGCCGATATTGCAGTGCGCGATGCGCGGGTCGCGGATTTCACGCGGCGTTACTTCGACGTCATGTTGAGCTATCCGCAGCTGGGCGACATTCTCGGTTGGGGCATGGTCGATAAATACAATTGGCTGCAGTATTTTGATCCGTCCAAACGGCCTGACGGGCTCGAAGTGCGCGGCAGTCCCTATGGGTCTGACTACCAGTCGAAACCAATGCGTGATGCGATTGCAGCCTCGCTAAGGGGCGCTACTCAAGCGGCCTGA
- a CDS encoding glycoside hydrolase family 3 N-terminal domain-containing protein, whose protein sequence is MMSRFKFVMLAGCAAMMTAAAPTAAAQDSPPQVERPMQDAAYWNASLPTEQRVADLLARMTLEEKVAQMVTIWNDKPDIQDDQNFFDANKARAKYPDGLGFFARPSDLKGPGSPRVNKPRSIEESIRYVNELQTWAREDTRLGIPVLTHEESLHGLAALNATSFPQSIGMASTWDPDLIRDVNDYIASEVRARGVHQVLSPVVDVARDPRWGRIEETFGEDPFLVGEMGVAAVEGLQGVGKTRKLADGQVMATLKHMTGHGQPESGTNIGPAQISERTLREMFFPPFQQVVERTAIDAVMASYNEIDGIPSHSNKWLLGDVLRGEWGFPGAVVSDYYAIEEMVTNHRIAPDIPEAARMALEAGVDVDLPSGISFSTLGKQVTGGKVSMAAIDQAVTRLLTMKFNAGLFENPFATLAPALKSNGPEGIALARKTAEKSLILLKNEGVLPLAMPAAGSAKPTIAVIGPNSDVARLGGYYGIPRDTVTPLEGIRALLGDRANIVHSQGVVITEDDDWWEDEVVLGDPAENRARIARAVATAKDADTILLFIGDTEQTSREGWATGHLGDRTSLDIVGEQQELFDAMNALGKKLVVVLVNGRPPSYPTIAEEADAILETWYAGEQQGNAIADALFGNVNPGGKLPVTVARNAGQLPNFYNHKPSARRGYLFSEVTPLYPFGYGLSYTNFDIGAPTLSSASIAPGEGVTVRVAVTNTGKIAGDEVVQVYLRDEISSVTRPVKELAGFKRVTLQPGETKQVDVPIRADSFAMWNRAMERVTEPGDFTIMVGPNSQDLQETKLTVAN, encoded by the coding sequence ATGATGTCCCGTTTTAAGTTCGTGATGCTTGCTGGTTGCGCTGCAATGATGACTGCAGCTGCGCCAACAGCGGCCGCTCAAGACAGTCCGCCGCAAGTCGAGCGCCCGATGCAGGATGCGGCATATTGGAACGCGTCGCTTCCAACCGAACAGCGCGTGGCAGACCTCCTCGCCCGCATGACACTGGAGGAAAAGGTCGCCCAGATGGTGACGATCTGGAACGACAAACCGGACATTCAAGACGACCAAAATTTCTTCGACGCCAACAAGGCGCGCGCCAAGTATCCAGACGGGCTGGGCTTCTTTGCCCGCCCTTCTGATCTCAAGGGCCCTGGCAGTCCACGTGTGAACAAGCCGCGCTCGATCGAAGAGAGCATCCGCTATGTAAACGAGCTGCAGACATGGGCCCGCGAAGACACACGGCTCGGCATTCCGGTGCTGACGCATGAAGAGTCCCTACACGGTCTCGCGGCGCTCAATGCCACCAGCTTCCCGCAAAGCATCGGTATGGCTTCAACATGGGATCCGGACCTGATCCGAGATGTGAACGACTACATCGCCAGCGAAGTCCGGGCGCGCGGCGTCCATCAGGTTCTCTCACCTGTTGTCGACGTCGCCCGCGATCCGCGTTGGGGCCGGATCGAAGAGACATTTGGTGAAGATCCGTTTCTGGTGGGCGAAATGGGCGTCGCTGCAGTCGAGGGTCTGCAAGGCGTGGGCAAGACCCGCAAGCTGGCTGACGGTCAGGTGATGGCCACCCTCAAGCATATGACCGGCCACGGCCAGCCGGAAAGCGGCACAAATATCGGCCCGGCACAAATCTCCGAACGCACCCTGCGTGAGATGTTCTTCCCGCCATTCCAACAAGTCGTCGAACGCACTGCGATTGATGCGGTCATGGCCAGCTACAACGAAATTGACGGCATACCATCACACTCCAACAAGTGGCTGCTGGGTGACGTGCTGCGCGGCGAATGGGGTTTCCCGGGCGCGGTGGTGTCAGACTATTATGCCATCGAGGAAATGGTAACGAACCACCGTATCGCGCCGGATATTCCCGAGGCCGCCCGGATGGCGCTTGAGGCCGGCGTCGATGTCGATTTGCCTAGCGGCATCTCCTTCTCCACCTTGGGGAAACAGGTCACTGGCGGCAAAGTTTCGATGGCCGCAATCGATCAGGCAGTCACGCGTCTGCTGACTATGAAATTCAACGCTGGCCTGTTTGAAAACCCGTTTGCAACGCTGGCCCCTGCGCTCAAGTCGAACGGTCCCGAAGGTATCGCTCTTGCCCGCAAGACCGCAGAAAAGTCGCTCATCCTGCTCAAGAACGAAGGTGTTTTGCCACTCGCTATGCCGGCAGCTGGCAGCGCCAAGCCGACCATCGCCGTGATCGGGCCGAACTCGGATGTAGCGCGCTTGGGTGGATATTACGGCATTCCGCGCGACACTGTGACCCCGCTTGAGGGTATTCGCGCGCTGCTCGGCGATCGCGCCAATATCGTCCATTCACAAGGTGTTGTGATCACTGAGGATGACGATTGGTGGGAAGACGAAGTTGTCCTTGGGGATCCGGCAGAGAACCGTGCGCGTATTGCCAGGGCTGTAGCTACTGCGAAGGATGCTGACACGATCCTGCTGTTCATTGGTGACACCGAACAAACCAGCCGCGAAGGCTGGGCTACGGGTCACTTAGGGGACCGCACCAGTCTCGATATCGTCGGCGAGCAGCAAGAACTGTTCGATGCGATGAACGCTTTGGGCAAGAAGCTCGTCGTTGTGCTCGTGAATGGCCGCCCACCAAGCTATCCCACCATTGCCGAAGAAGCCGATGCCATTCTCGAAACGTGGTACGCAGGCGAGCAGCAAGGCAATGCGATTGCCGACGCCCTGTTCGGCAACGTCAATCCCGGCGGCAAATTGCCTGTCACTGTGGCCCGGAATGCCGGGCAATTACCCAATTTCTATAACCACAAACCCAGCGCAAGACGCGGGTATTTGTTCAGCGAGGTTACCCCGCTATATCCCTTCGGATACGGCCTGAGCTACACCAACTTTGATATTGGTGCCCCGACACTGTCGTCAGCCTCAATCGCACCGGGCGAAGGAGTAACGGTGCGCGTCGCAGTCACCAACACTGGCAAAATCGCAGGCGACGAAGTGGTGCAAGTCTATCTGCGCGACGAGATCAGCTCCGTCACACGGCCAGTGAAGGAACTAGCCGGATTCAAGCGCGTGACCTTGCAACCTGGCGAGACCAAGCAAGTCGATGTCCCCATCCGTGCTGATAGTTTCGCCATGTGGAACCGCGCGATGGAGCGGGTCACCGAACCGGGCGACTTCACCATCATGGTGGGTCCGAACTCGCAGGATCTGCAGGAAACCAAACTCACGGTAGCCAACTGA
- a CDS encoding IlvD/Edd family dehydratase translates to MTDDTSPEQPQRKLRSRDWFDNPDRMDMTALYLERFMNYGITPEELRSGKPIIGIAQSGSDLSPCNRIHLELAKRVRDGIRDAGGIPIEFPVHPIFENCRRPTAALDRNLAYLGLVELLHGYPIDGVVLTTGCDKTTPSQVMAATAVDIPAIVLSGGPMLDGWHDGELVGSGTVIWRSRRKLAAGEIDEDEFLDRATSSAPSAGHCNSMGTASTMNAVAEALGLSLTGCAAIPAPYRERGQMAYRTGQRIVDMVHADLKPSDILCRDAFLNAIATVSVCGGSSNAQPHIVAMARHAGVEINPEDWQDHGYNLPLLVNMQPAGAYLGERFHRAGGVPGAMWELMQAGKLLGDVPTVTGQTMAANLEGRESHDREMIRPFADPLQAAAGFMVLSGNLFDFGILKTSVISDEFRDRYLLEPGSEDVFDARAIVFDGSDDYHHRINDSALGIDENCILVIRGSGVIGWPGSAEVVNMQPPDALIQRGVAWLPTLGDGRQSGTSDSPSILNVSPESAAGGGLSWLRDGDVIRVDLSQRTCDALVDDAEIARRKKEEPAPPIPPSQTPWEELFREKTGQLGEGGVMEFALKYRQISKKLPRHNH, encoded by the coding sequence GTGACCGACGATACCTCGCCCGAACAACCACAACGCAAGCTGCGATCGCGCGATTGGTTCGACAACCCGGACCGGATGGACATGACCGCACTCTATCTGGAGCGGTTCATGAATTATGGGATTACGCCAGAGGAGCTGCGTTCGGGCAAGCCGATCATCGGTATCGCGCAGTCGGGCAGTGACCTCTCGCCTTGCAACCGGATCCACCTCGAACTTGCTAAGCGCGTGCGTGACGGAATCCGCGATGCGGGCGGGATACCGATAGAGTTTCCGGTCCATCCTATCTTCGAAAATTGCCGCAGGCCGACTGCGGCGCTGGACCGCAATCTCGCCTATCTGGGACTGGTCGAGCTGCTGCACGGCTATCCCATTGACGGCGTTGTGCTGACAACCGGCTGCGACAAGACAACACCGAGCCAGGTGATGGCAGCAACTGCGGTCGACATACCCGCAATCGTCCTGTCAGGCGGGCCTATGTTAGACGGTTGGCACGACGGCGAGCTTGTCGGATCGGGTACAGTTATCTGGCGCAGTCGCCGCAAGCTGGCAGCAGGCGAGATTGACGAGGATGAATTTCTCGACCGGGCAACCAGCAGTGCGCCATCTGCGGGTCATTGCAATTCTATGGGCACGGCCTCCACCATGAATGCCGTTGCAGAGGCATTGGGTCTGTCACTGACCGGCTGCGCGGCAATTCCGGCGCCATACCGCGAGCGCGGGCAAATGGCTTACCGCACTGGCCAGCGGATCGTTGATATGGTCCATGCCGACTTGAAGCCCTCCGATATCTTGTGTCGTGACGCTTTTTTGAATGCCATTGCCACGGTCAGCGTTTGCGGGGGATCATCAAATGCGCAGCCGCACATCGTCGCTATGGCGCGTCATGCTGGTGTCGAAATCAACCCAGAGGATTGGCAAGATCACGGCTACAATCTGCCGCTGCTCGTAAATATGCAGCCGGCGGGCGCTTATCTTGGAGAGCGCTTCCACCGCGCGGGCGGTGTTCCGGGCGCGATGTGGGAATTGATGCAGGCCGGAAAGCTTCTCGGCGATGTGCCAACAGTAACCGGACAGACGATGGCCGCCAATCTGGAAGGCCGAGAAAGCCATGACCGTGAGATGATCCGTCCGTTTGCCGATCCGCTACAGGCTGCGGCAGGTTTCATGGTGCTGAGCGGTAATCTGTTCGATTTCGGTATTCTCAAGACTTCCGTCATTTCTGACGAGTTCCGTGACCGCTATCTCTTGGAACCCGGTAGCGAGGATGTGTTCGACGCGCGGGCCATCGTGTTCGACGGCTCGGATGATTATCATCACCGCATCAACGATTCTGCACTCGGCATCGACGAGAACTGTATTCTCGTAATTCGCGGCTCTGGCGTGATCGGCTGGCCCGGTTCAGCCGAGGTCGTGAACATGCAGCCCCCTGATGCGCTGATCCAGCGCGGGGTGGCTTGGCTGCCCACGCTGGGTGATGGAAGACAGTCGGGCACTTCGGACAGTCCCTCGATCCTCAACGTCTCGCCTGAAAGTGCGGCTGGCGGCGGCTTGTCCTGGCTGCGTGATGGTGACGTGATCCGGGTCGATCTCAGTCAGCGAACGTGCGACGCTCTAGTTGACGATGCCGAGATAGCTCGCCGCAAGAAGGAAGAGCCTGCGCCGCCGATCCCGCCATCGCAAACGCCGTGGGAAGAGCTGTTCCGCGAGAAGACCGGTCAGTTAGGTGAGGGCGGAGTGATGGAGTTCGCGCTCAAGTATCGACAGATTTCGAAGAAATTGCCCCGACATAATCACTAA